A genomic segment from Frateuria edaphi encodes:
- the ribD gene encoding bifunctional diaminohydroxyphosphoribosylaminopyrimidine deaminase/5-amino-6-(5-phosphoribosylamino)uracil reductase RibD: MTEAFSSIDHLHLAHALRLAARGLYTTQPNPRVGCVIAHGEQVVGTGWHQRAGEPHAEVFALREAKDAARGATAYVTLEPCAHFGRTPPCADALVAAGVARVVIAAEDPFPQVAGNGIAKLRAAGIAVESGLLRGQARELNIGFFSRIERGRPWVRVKLAMSLDGRTALAHGESKWITGEAARADVQRWRARSSAILSGSGTVLADNPRLTVRQVEAEAGAPAPPLRVVLDTHLRTPAGSHVLDAAAPTVLVHAADAPVAPHLASVGRLAITSDAGRLDLAAVLAALAGREINEVHVEAGPALCGALFAQGLADELLLYVAPVLLGDQARPLLELPPLAAMADRWQLQVLDQRMVGQDLRLRLRVRD; the protein is encoded by the coding sequence ATGACCGAAGCGTTCTCCAGCATCGACCACCTGCACCTGGCGCACGCACTGCGACTTGCCGCCCGTGGCCTCTACACGACCCAGCCAAACCCGCGCGTAGGTTGCGTGATCGCGCACGGCGAACAGGTGGTCGGCACCGGCTGGCACCAGCGCGCCGGCGAGCCGCACGCCGAGGTGTTCGCGCTGCGCGAAGCGAAGGATGCGGCGCGTGGCGCCACCGCGTACGTGACACTCGAGCCTTGCGCGCATTTCGGCCGCACGCCGCCGTGTGCCGATGCGCTGGTGGCCGCCGGCGTGGCGCGGGTGGTGATCGCCGCGGAAGATCCATTCCCGCAGGTGGCCGGCAACGGAATCGCGAAGCTGCGTGCGGCGGGCATCGCCGTCGAAAGCGGCCTGCTGCGCGGGCAGGCTCGCGAACTCAACATCGGTTTCTTCAGCCGCATCGAACGCGGCCGCCCGTGGGTGCGCGTGAAGCTGGCGATGAGCCTGGACGGCCGCACGGCCCTGGCCCACGGCGAGTCGAAGTGGATCACCGGCGAAGCCGCCCGCGCCGATGTGCAGCGCTGGCGCGCGCGAAGCTCCGCCATCCTATCCGGCAGCGGCACGGTGCTGGCCGACAACCCACGCCTTACCGTGCGCCAGGTGGAAGCGGAGGCCGGGGCGCCGGCGCCACCCTTGCGCGTGGTTCTCGATACGCACCTGCGCACGCCGGCGGGCAGCCACGTCCTCGATGCGGCGGCGCCCACCGTGCTGGTGCATGCGGCGGATGCGCCCGTCGCGCCCCATCTCGCAAGCGTCGGGCGGCTGGCCATCACCAGCGACGCCGGCCGCCTCGACCTGGCGGCCGTGCTCGCCGCCCTGGCGGGACGCGAAATCAACGAGGTCCACGTCGAAGCCGGTCCTGCGCTGTGCGGTGCGCTGTTCGCGCAAGGGCTCGCCGACGAACTGCTGCTCTACGTCGCGCCGGTGCTGCTGGGCGACCAGGCCCGGCCGCTGCTTGAACTGCCCCCGCTGGCCGCCATGGCCGACCGCTGGCAGCTGCAGGTGCTCGACCAGCGCATGGTGGGGCAGGACTTGCGCCTGCGCCTGCGCGTGAGGGACTGA
- the nrdR gene encoding transcriptional regulator NrdR → MHCPFCQHEDTRVIDSRLTEDGATVRRRRECPQCGERFNTFETAELKLPAIVKSGERREVFDERKLRTSFERALQKRPVASHDVDHAVREIINDLRRSGEREVPSRQVGELVMRELKKLDQVAYVRFASVYRKFEDVQAFREEIEKLERDLPGLDALQLPLLGGSKRPAK, encoded by the coding sequence ATGCACTGCCCCTTCTGCCAGCACGAAGACACCCGCGTGATCGACTCGCGGCTGACCGAGGACGGCGCCACCGTGCGCCGTCGTCGCGAGTGCCCGCAGTGCGGTGAGCGTTTCAACACGTTCGAGACGGCGGAGCTGAAACTGCCCGCGATCGTCAAGAGCGGCGAGCGGCGCGAGGTGTTCGACGAGCGCAAGCTGCGCACGAGCTTCGAGCGCGCGCTGCAGAAACGGCCGGTCGCCAGCCACGACGTCGACCACGCTGTACGCGAGATCATCAACGACCTGCGCCGCAGCGGCGAGCGGGAAGTGCCGTCGCGCCAGGTCGGCGAGCTGGTGATGCGCGAGTTGAAGAAGCTCGACCAGGTCGCCTACGTGCGCTTTGCCTCCGTCTACCGCAAGTTCGAGGACGTGCAGGCGTTCCGCGAGGAGATCGAGAAGCTCGAGCGCGACCTGCCGGGGCTCGATGCGCTGCAGTTGCCGTTGCTCGGCGGCAGCAAGCGGCCTGCCAAATAG
- the glyA gene encoding serine hydroxymethyltransferase, with the protein MFPKDCTIEGFDPELAKAIADEARRQEDHVELIASENYASPRVMEAQGSVLTNKYAEGYPGKRYYGGCEYVDVAERLAIDRVKQLFGATYANVQPHSGSQANQAVYLALLQPGDTILGMSLAHGGHLTHGAKVNISGKLFNAVQYGVNDAGLIDYDEVQRLASEHKPKMLVGGFSAYSQVVDWKRMRQIADSVGAIFFVDMAHVAGLVAAGVYPSPLPHAHVVTSTTHKTLRGPRGGIIVASRDAMGEAGEEIEKKLQSIVFPGIQGGPLMHVIAAKAVAFKEALEPDFKAYQAQVVKNAQAMAKTIIERGYKIVSGGTENHLMLVDMIGKGVTGKDAEAALGKAHITVNKNAVPNDPQKPFVTSGLRVGTPAVTTRGYKEADCVDLANWLCDVLDAPGDEAVIAKVREKVEAQCKNFPVYG; encoded by the coding sequence ATGTTCCCGAAGGATTGCACGATCGAAGGTTTCGACCCTGAGCTGGCCAAGGCCATCGCCGACGAAGCGCGTCGCCAGGAAGACCACGTCGAGCTGATCGCCTCGGAGAACTACGCCAGCCCGCGCGTGATGGAAGCGCAGGGCTCGGTGCTGACCAACAAGTACGCCGAGGGCTACCCCGGCAAGCGCTACTACGGCGGCTGCGAGTACGTGGACGTGGCCGAACGCCTGGCCATCGATCGCGTCAAGCAGCTGTTCGGCGCCACCTACGCCAACGTGCAGCCGCACTCGGGCTCGCAGGCCAACCAGGCGGTGTACCTGGCCTTGCTGCAGCCGGGCGACACCATCCTTGGCATGAGCCTCGCCCACGGCGGCCATCTCACCCACGGCGCCAAGGTCAACATCTCCGGCAAGCTGTTCAATGCCGTGCAGTACGGCGTGAACGACGCAGGCCTGATCGACTACGACGAAGTCCAGCGCCTGGCCAGCGAGCACAAGCCGAAGATGCTGGTCGGCGGTTTCTCGGCCTACTCGCAGGTGGTCGACTGGAAGCGCATGCGCCAGATCGCCGATTCGGTCGGCGCGATCTTCTTCGTCGACATGGCGCACGTGGCCGGCCTGGTCGCCGCCGGCGTGTATCCGAGCCCGCTGCCGCACGCGCACGTGGTCACCTCGACCACCCACAAGACCCTGCGCGGTCCGCGCGGCGGCATCATCGTGGCCAGCCGCGACGCGATGGGCGAGGCGGGCGAGGAGATCGAGAAGAAGCTGCAGTCGATCGTCTTCCCGGGCATCCAGGGCGGCCCGCTGATGCACGTGATCGCGGCCAAGGCGGTCGCCTTCAAGGAAGCGCTGGAGCCTGACTTCAAGGCCTACCAGGCGCAGGTGGTGAAGAACGCGCAGGCGATGGCGAAGACCATCATCGAGCGCGGCTACAAGATCGTCTCCGGCGGCACCGAGAACCACCTGATGCTGGTCGACATGATCGGCAAGGGCGTCACCGGCAAGGATGCGGAAGCGGCGCTGGGCAAGGCCCACATCACGGTCAACAAGAACGCCGTGCCGAACGACCCGCAGAAGCCTTTCGTCACCTCGGGCCTGCGCGTGGGCACCCCGGCCGTCACCACCCGCGGCTACAAGGAAGCCGACTGCGTGGACCTGGCCAACTGGCTGTGCGACGTGCTCGACGCGCCGGGCGACGAGGCGGTGATCGCCAAGGTGCGCGAGAAGGTCGAGGCGCAGTGCAAGAACTTCCCGGTTTACGGCTGA
- a CDS encoding alpha/beta hydrolase family protein gives MAPIARRLRCLMAVTLLLIPLALCAVDVEGAGIRPISFPDPVNQAQTPGFVFYPSSTPTHGTTAFGPYDVAATSDAAPTPGPWPLVIISHGHGGSDLGHHDLASYLARHGFVVATFEQPGDNFHDQSGSATSRVLVGRAIEVRAVIDTVLSDAHWKTLIDPARIGVAGFSAGGYTALLVVGAKPRFDLFIGYCHRHPDDMETCGPAKKLTPEAAAAYLADIQHDIGRWGDTADPRVKAAFVMAPLSLVFDKAGAGAIDRPVDLWYGQHDHVLLPSENALHLKPLVPTLARVNEVPKADHWVFLAPCSAALAKDAGAICKDPPGVDRAKVHQRINADAVAFFRKALGTR, from the coding sequence ATGGCACCGATTGCGCGACGCCTGCGCTGCCTCATGGCAGTCACCCTGCTCTTGATCCCGTTGGCGCTGTGCGCGGTGGACGTCGAGGGCGCGGGCATACGACCGATCAGCTTCCCGGACCCGGTCAACCAGGCACAGACGCCAGGCTTCGTGTTCTATCCCTCGTCCACGCCGACGCACGGTACGACAGCCTTCGGTCCGTATGACGTCGCCGCCACATCGGACGCTGCGCCAACACCTGGCCCGTGGCCGCTGGTGATCATCTCGCACGGGCATGGCGGCTCGGACCTGGGCCACCACGACCTGGCCAGCTATCTCGCGCGGCACGGCTTCGTCGTCGCCACCTTCGAGCAACCCGGCGACAACTTCCACGACCAGAGCGGCTCGGCCACGTCCAGGGTGCTGGTGGGGCGTGCCATCGAAGTGCGCGCCGTCATCGACACGGTGCTCTCGGACGCGCACTGGAAAACGCTGATCGATCCGGCGCGCATCGGCGTGGCCGGTTTCTCGGCGGGCGGCTACACCGCCCTGCTCGTCGTCGGCGCCAAACCGCGATTCGATCTTTTCATCGGCTACTGCCATCGCCACCCGGACGACATGGAGACCTGTGGTCCGGCGAAGAAACTCACGCCCGAGGCGGCTGCGGCTTACCTGGCGGATATCCAGCACGACATCGGCCGCTGGGGCGATACCGCCGATCCGCGCGTCAAGGCCGCCTTCGTGATGGCGCCGCTGTCGCTGGTCTTCGACAAGGCCGGCGCCGGCGCGATCGATCGACCGGTCGACCTCTGGTACGGCCAGCACGACCACGTGCTGTTGCCCTCGGAGAATGCGCTGCACCTCAAGCCGCTCGTTCCCACCCTCGCGCGCGTCAACGAGGTGCCCAAAGCGGACCACTGGGTCTTCCTGGCGCCCTGTTCGGCGGCGCTGGCGAAGGACGCCGGCGCGATCTGCAAGGATCCGCCGGGCGTGGACCGCGCGAAAGTGCACCAGCGGATCAACGCCGACGCCGTCGCTTTCTTCCGCAAGGCGCTGG